One Aegilops tauschii subsp. strangulata cultivar AL8/78 chromosome 2, Aet v6.0, whole genome shotgun sequence genomic window, atctttgatctgaatattcataccacaattaagaagaattacattgaaattatgccaagtagcattccacatcaaaaattctgtttttatcatttacctactcaaggacgagcaggaattaagcttggggatgcttgatacgtctccaacgtatctataatttttgattgctccatgctatattatcttctattttggacattattgggctttattattcacttttatattatttttgggactaacctattaaccggaggcccagctgagaattgttgtttttttttgcctattttagtgtttcgcagaaaaggaatatcaaacggagtccaaacggaatgaaaccttcgggaacgtgatttttggaacgaacatgatccaggagacttggaccctgcgtcaaggaagcttccaggaagccacgaggtaggggggcgcgcctaccccccccccccccaggcgcgccctccacccttgtgggccccacgttgctccaccgatgtactccttcctcctatatatacctacgtacccccaaacgatcagatacggagccaaaaacctaattccaccgccgcaaccttctgtacccacgagatcccatcttggggcctgttccggagctccgccggaggaggcatccatcacggagggcatctacatcaacaccatagcctctccgatgaagtgtgagtagtttacctcagaccttcgggtccatagttattagctagatggcttcttctctcttttggatatcaatacaatgtcctccccctctctcgtggagatctattcgatgtaatcttcttttgcggtgtgtttgttgagaccgatgaattgtgggtttatgatcaagtttatctatgaacaatatttgaatcttctctgaattcttttatgtatgattggttatctttgcaagtctcttcgaattatcagtttggtttggcctactagattgacctttcttgcaatgggagaagtgcttagctttgggttcaatcttgcagtgtcctttcctagtgacagtaggggcagcaaggcaagtattgtattgttgccatcgaggataacaagatgggttttttatcatattgcatgaatttatccctctacatcatgtcatcttgcttaaggcgttactctgttcttatgaacttaatactctagatgcatgccggatagcggtcgatgtgtggagtaatagtagtagatgcaggcaggagtcggtctacttgtctcggacgtgatgcctatatacatgatcatacctagatattctcataactatgctcaattctgtcaattgctcaacagtaatttgttcacccaccctaaaatacttatgctcttgagagaagccactagtgaaacctatggcccccgggtctattttccatcatattaatctcccgacaacaagctatttcttttgccgtttttattttgtttattttactttgcatctttatcacaaaaataccaaaaatattatcctatcagatctcactctcgtaagtgaccgtgtagggattgacaaccccttatcgcgttggttgcgaggatttatttgtttgtgtaggtgcgagggacttgcgtgtagcctcctactggattgataccttggttctcaaaaactgagggaaatacttacgctactttgctgcatcaccctttcctcttcaagggaaaaccaacgcagtgctcaagaggtagcagcgcgccaaatgtcggatgtggggttccggcaaacccttaaggttcgaacactggggtgcgcgcgaagtctttccctcctaccgatctacgccctagctcgctaagatctcgcggacgaactcgacgaactcacaacacaaagaggcacgagatttatactggttcgggccaccgttgtggtgtaataccctactctagtgtggtggtggtggtggattgcctcttgggctgatgatgaacagtacagagggaagaacagcctcctgaggttgaggtgttcttgtgcttggtgacttagcgggtgagagctgggtgaactgctcgatgcccctacggtggtggctagctctacttatataggccctggtcctcttcccaaatattgagcgggaagggagccaacaacggcgggcaaatttgaaggaggacagctagtacaagctatcctgacaaatgTGCCGAACTCAGCGATGTAAAGATCAAACAGCAAGGCACCAAGAGATAGCACTAAGGGGCGGTGGTCAGGGCTCCCCAAGAACATGCTCTCATCCAGCTTAAGAATGGCAATCACGCATTACCCCAAGCACGCTCGAGACCCCGACCTCTATGATTTCAACAACAACGAAGATAACTCAATAGCCAAGCGGGTGCACGGGGCTGGACCCGACACCGAGCACCTTCGATTCCTGCAAGCACTAGCTCTGCTCCAGCGGGCCTTCTAGGGGCCTGCCGACTGACGAGACAAACATGTGCATGTAATGCGAGGCTGATAAGCCTACAACGACCCATGTCCCATAGGAGGCAATGATGATGGCTTCGCATGTCGGTTCACATCATCCCAAGCGGTAAGGCATGTTGCATGTCGTCATTGACCTCATCACTAACACCATCCTCACAAATTGTTGAAGCGTCCGCGAAGACACGATTCCACCTTCACCACTTGAAATGCAGCGCCCATCAGAGGCTCGTGCCTCACAGAAACGCCAAACTTCCCCTGCCACATGAATAGCAACGCTCATCGGAGTGTTCGCGGAAACACCACACATGGTGCACTAGAGAAATCCAAGAAAAAACCAGAAAAGTTTGCTTTTTGGCTGATATGGAAGTAAAGAAGGTTCAAATACATTGCTTCCATTTGTTAGGCAACGACTAAGGTTGGGCGTGTTGGCTAGTGTGCTTGGTATACACCTAGAGATCATCAGTTTGCCCCCTCCCAACACTTTATTTTTCTCGCCCACGTCTCGAGGCAACGTGCGGGCTAGCCTATCAGGGCGTGCGGGCTGCTGACAGTCATGTGAtccagatcgaacggcaatcgAAGTGTTCGGTTGTAACGCAAGAAGTAGAAGAGAAAAGATAGGTCAACTCTATTGAGGCGATCATATGTTTTCGGGTCAAGTAGCTCCTTGCCACCGCAAAAGGATTTGGAAAGGAAAAGTATGGTACAAACAGCAAAATTATGTAGTACGAAGAGCATTTGTGGTGCTTATACAACGGAACCAAGCTCGTGCGTGTCTTTGGGGAACACAGTAACTTCACATGATTCCAGTGTGAACTTCATGCAACATCACATCATATTACCAGAAAAGGACCCCCCATTTTCCAAAATGCCTAACGATTGACATCAAAGCAAGCAAAGCATGCCCTCGGCGCGCCATGGGGACACAAGGGATTGTAATGCTCTCTGAATTCTAAAATACGTTTGCTCCACGACACTATAATTCCAACAGGCATTACAACTAACAGATCCCTAAAATCCAAAATACAGTACGCTTCTTCGACGTCTCTTTTCCCTTTACcagtgcgtgcgtgcgtgggtggtTGTTGATTAGTTGTTGGGTAGAGTTTAACAGCAGCCCAACCGGAAGGCATCCTGAGCTGCACTGCACGCTTGGCTGTCCCTAGCATTGGCACTGCCACTGACTCGCTCTCGGCTTACTTGGGGTGGCACAGACGTGTCAAATTGCCTATCAGCACGACGTTGAAAGCGTACCCAAACATAGAACAGTCATTTCTCTTCCCAAACTCCTCGGATGATGGGAGTGCCGATCACGTCTGCTTATAGAGGGTCAAACGGCCATGATTATTCTTAGTATATCTTACAGGTTGTCTTAATCACGTTGTCCATGACGGGATCACAGTAATAACTGTACTCCAGCTTGCAAGCTGAACCGAGACCTCTTTCGGAGATGACAAACAGTCGGTGACGTTTGAGTAAAGCGAGCAATGGCTGTGGCTGGACTCCTTTAATTTTCCGCCTTTTGAGCTCACTCTTTGCCCGTCACCTAGCTGTGAGCGAATCTGGCCATTAGTTTAGTCAGTGCGTGCGTGCTGCATCCTGGATGCAACCACCCACCTTCCTGCAGCTGCAGCCCCTCCAGTGACCCCGCacatattattattattattacaaGAAATCCACGATCAGATAACTGCTTTTCTCAAGGAAATAGGTCATCTACCGGCAAGGGGGGGGCTCCGGGTGGTCTGGCCTGTTCATCCGCAACTGTCATGGCTTCAATATCTGCACAACAGATGTACCAATCAGAAATAAACATGCCGATGATTCGAACCGACAAATGCAGATCGACAGCTTGAGCTGTAGCACTTCATACTTTGAAAGCTGTATAGAAAAGGGGGGCAACGTGCAAGCGTCAAGCTAACCCCCTCAATCCCGATAACAACGAGAAATGGCGGAGATAATGAGATTTCCAGTCATGCATCTTCTGCTACTCTGATCCACCTGCTAGTGCTAGGTACTCAAGCAAAGCCCACATGCAACATAAGCAGTGCAGCTTATAACAAAGGCAGTGAACAagaacaaaaaataaataaaggtGACTGAAAATGAACGCTTCCATGGAGAAGGCACGATTAACTCCTCGATGGTAATGTCGATGTACATGTAGAAAGTACAAAGGAACCTGGTAAACGGCCTCCTCTTGATGATCTGAGAATTTCTAACTGAACTAAGTGGTCAGAAAGAAGGCAGACCTATAATCTATGTACCTTATATTGTCCAATTTTGTGTAGGGAAACAACTTATAAAATGCACCTAACCGCTCTGGAATGAAAAGAAGTACAGAGCCGTACCACATGAACTCTCAAGCAGGGGTTCTTCCAACATTCAGATTACAAGAAGTGTTCAAGGGCTATTTACTAATCATATCGTATCGTTGGTGTCCGTCCATCATCACGTGCCCGCAACCGCCAAAGCATAGGTGTCAAACAATGACTTGTACTCTTCGTTCTCAGCACACCCTCTACTTCTGAGTAAACTCATTAACCTGTCGACACTCTCCGTGTCGTTCTTCTCCTTGAAATATGCCAGGAGACTCTCAACATTGGTTGGTCTTGGTCTCCATTTACTAGCACTTTTAACTGCAGTGGCTTTCTCCAAACATGACAGAGATTCAGCAAACTGATTGTCCTTCAGATACGCCGTGGCAAGGATTTCCCAGGTATTTGGTTTGGGGTTCCCACCTTTCTCAACAAATCTGTTCAGAGTTTGCTCAGCCTTCACAACAAAACCTTCTCTAGAATACCATGCTAATAAAATGTTCATAGTCTTCGGATCGAAACTAGAACTTTTGGATGCCCATTCTTCATATAGAAGTTCAGCTCCCTCTATATCTCCTAGCCTAACAAGGGCAGACAGTACCTCCTGGTAACCCAGGTTATGAATTGTCTTGAAAGTTGCTTTGTACCAATTCCAAATGCGGTAGACTTCTTCTTTCTTCTGAAGATGGCTATAGAGTGTGATGAGAAAATGGAAACATTTTTTATCCCTACCTGTTGCTCGCTTCTCAGCTTCTTTCAGGCATTCTTCTGCCTTCTCAAAGTTCTCCAGCTTGATATGCATGCTAGCAAGTGTGGTATAAGTAGTCCAGTTGGCAACAACGGACTCATCAGCAATCATCTGGTTAAAGACTCGTTCCATTGCATCAGCGTCTTTCATAGCTGCACAGCACTTTATCCAAATGTTGTAAGTGCAGACATCAAAGGCGATATTTCTTTGCTTCATCTCATCAGTAACTGTAGACACTTTCTCAGGCTCTGCAACATCCACGTAAAAATTCATCAACACATTAAAAGGTAATGTGTCAGTTGCAAACGCCTTTTTCCTCATCTGCTCAAATGTGTATTCTGTTTTCTCTTTCATCCTAGCTTGGGCATAAACATTGAGAAGAGACCCATATGTTCGCTTGTCTTTCAGTGGGTCAGGAAGTTTTTCAAAGTATTCTTCAGCATCTGGAACACCACGTACTTTTGCAATCAGATCTAACTGGATCGCCATATCACTAGATGAAAGCGAAAATCTATCCCTTCGATCAGTCATCCAATCATAAACCTGTACATGACAGAGAAAAAACTTGATGAGAACCCATATGACTAGTAGGATTAGCCATCAAAAGGCACCCAGACAATAGCAAGAAAGGATGTCCAAACGCTTCATACACTATCACTATCGAAGGGTCGTTAAGGGTATTGAACTACTGTTCCTCACACTAAGTAATTAATGTCAGATCAGATAAACAGCAGCTACCTTTCCAGTTAGCTTCCAATTCACGATAAACTGGCACATTAAACCTTGCCTGAAATGGAGCAGGTCCAATTATGTTTATCTTTATCTCAATGTGGTTGCATATTTGTTTGATCATCCTTTGAGCAATGAATTCCTCAACATACACCGGATAATCTGCTCAAAGTATCAGCAGAGTAATTCCGATTTAAGTCCGACCTCGGCAATTAGATTTGCCGCACAAAATGTACTAGCATACTCAAGTGACACTAAATTTCAGTCTAAATAGTGCTCCAACTACCACCAAGAATTTCAACACTATCTGCCGCACACACTAGATACAAAATTTCATAAAATTTGCAGCACCGAAGCGAACGTAATTACACAAGCAACCATAAAACAACGCATCGTTAGTTAATTTCTGTGGCTGGCATACGCATAGGCATAGTGTTCAGTTAATGTTACCAACATTAGCCTCTGAATCCGAACGAAACTGAGTCGCTGGATCACTCATCAAGCATTCAAGCAGCGACAGAGTCGAGGTTCAATAGATCTCCGAGAGACGGGACCAGGAACGGTTACCTCGAGCGCGAGGTTGAACCGGCGGAACTTGCGGAGCTCCCTGGCGATGCGGCAGAGCTCCCACTTGTCGAGGCGGCGCTCGCCCTCGTCCCAGTCCGCCAGCGTCCGCCCCACGGGCCGGCCGCCGTGGCCCACCGCCACGCGCCGGTACAGGCTGCTCCACCGCAGCGCCGGGCGCCGCTCGAAGTCCACCGTCCCGTAGCTGTGCACATTCGCCACCTGCTGCCCGGCCAACGATGACGACGACGCCGGCAGCGACTGGGCCGAGGAGGACGCGCACCGGACCGTGAACGCAGCAGCGACACCTACGCTCGGCAGCCGCGGAGAGGGGCGGGACGGGGCCCTGGAGGAGGGGGGGAGGAGGTGGTGGAGCAGCATGGCGGCACCGGCTGTGGAGCTTTGCGTGCGGGTGGGAAGGGCGAGAGGGGAGAGGGGATAAGATGGAGCGGAGTGGGGTTCCGGCTCACGCTTTGAGATTCGTGCGCGCGGATCGGAGGATCCGGGCCCCACTGCTCGCCGCATTCGATCTTCCCGCGCAGATTTGTATTTGTGGGCCGTGGTTGGCCCATTAGTCAGTCCGTGTTGGCTCTTCTTTCTCTGAACTATCTGAATTTGCTCCCTTGCAAACCTGGTTCTTTGCAGCCTAAAAATAAGGCAACTGGTTCATTGCTTATTTCGTTATTCCAACCACTTGTAGATGTAGAAGTTAGTTGGAAACATGTACTAGTACGGTACTAACTTTTAATGAGAAATGTATATATGTGAACAGCCACGGTTTGATCTTATCGCGCACCTGATCAGACGCCATTCAACCATGAAGGAGGAGCGAGATCGgcgggaggagggaggaagaAAGGATGCTGACCGGCGATCTTTTTGCTCAAAAAAATTTCTGAATCTGCTCCCTTGCAAACCTGGTTCTTTGCAGCCTAAAAAAAACTGGTTCATTGCGAAAGTGTCTTTCTGCTCCCGAGCTCAAATGAGATcggtgaacagtaaaataaaaaaaatcgaaaaaattcaaaaattccaaaaaagaattgagagaaacattgacaaaagttctaagcGCTTGCAAAAAATCATTATAGAATCACATTCCTGTAAGGCGTGgaaaaaaaacaaattcagtgCTCCAAAATGCTTTTGAAAGTAGCATTTTCAGAGTAGCGattttttttgccacgccttttaggaatgtgatttcataacgaatttttgcaagcacttaaaacttttgtcaatgtttcacccgagctcatttgagctcgggtgCAGAAACCTGCGTCCGGTTCATTGCTTCTTTCATTATTCCAACCACTTGTAGATGTAAGTTAGTTGGACACATGTACTAGTACGGTACTAACTTTTAATGAGAAATGTATATATGTTGTGAACAAACACGGTTTGATCTTATGGCGCATCTGATCGGACGCCATTCAACCGCGAAGGAGGAGCGAGATCGgcgggaggagggaggaagaAAGGGGGCTGACCTGCGAGGCCATGGCAACGGTGACGGGCCACTCCGAAAGGTAAGAAGGTTGCGCTGGGTCATTTCCGTTGTTTAAATATGTAAGAAAATCACCTTACTAAATTTTGTACTTAAGCAGAAATGGCTCAACAACTGCAAACTGGAACTGAGAAAGTACTGTAACTCCAACAAGAGAAGGGTCGGCCATGATGTATAGGTGGACACACGTGGAAGACGTAACAAGTTGCTTCTACCGCCTAAACCTTTCCTTCGTCAGTGCATTTGCTGCCTGATCAGTCTATGCTTCACTGCACCTTTGGTGCACGTAACTGAATGTTGTTTGTTAGGCCTTGGCCTAATTTGAAATGCACAAGGTAGAAAATGATCTACCGTTTCTTTCAAAAAATAATTCATAATCCAATGGTCAGAAATTTGAAAAGTTTAATTACAAGGAGGACTGATGATGTAAATGTCACTTGGAGGCAGGCAATGTGACTTAGATTACAGGTGATATTGCTAAGGTATCTGAGGATGTTGTCCGTGAATACTATCAACAGGAGGTGGAAATGCTAGAGGGTCTCAGTGAAATGGATGCACTGACAGACCGTGGTTTTCTTCCTGATATGTCCAAGGTCTGTTCTATAAGCCTCATGTTGTGCCATTAGTGAAGACAGCTCATTTAGAAGTCAAGCAAATTTTATCTACCTGGAAGAGCATGGACATGTTGCTACTTGCTAGGACTGAAAAATTAGCCACCCGGCCATCTAACAGTGCAAGCatgatttattttattttttctgcAAAAGTGTACCTTCCTCGGTTTCCACCTGCATATTTTCTGATTCGAGGAAATGAATGTCTTTTTTCATAGCGGTATTGACAGGAAagtgccttttccacccaagcaAAAGATGAGGGAATTTCTAATCTTAGTAGGAGCATTCCAAAGAAATAACTTGGTAGTCGCGTTAGCTGCGCTTGGGATGGTTTTAGGCGCGGCGTATGCCCCCTTTGGCTATATAATCGTGTGGTTTATGGAAATTTAAAACTGGGCTTCCTTAAAACCGGGCTTCCATGAGGAGTGGTTTGCTTGCTAGTATTATAGCTTCCACTTTGGATTCTCTTCTTGGCTTGTTGTCAGCTTTTATCTTATGGTTTACAGCATTTTCTATGCACACACCAAATCCCCACAGATACCCAATCGGTACGCGTGTGCAGCCTCATTGGTAAGTTTTGTTGCAACATGTAATCCCTTTTTAGGGGAACGTGTTTATAATCCATTCGACCAGTCTCATTGGTGTCTTTTGTTGCAACACGTAATTCCTTTTTTGGGGGAACATCTTAATTCAGTATAACTGATGCATTCTTCAATTACTACTCTCACTAAGATAGAAGCACAAACGGATATTAGATGAGAACACAAAAGAATACGTTGGAACTTTGTGATTTAAGAAGACTTGATATCATAGGTCACCTAAAGATCATGCATACCTGTACATGATACCTATAGATCATGTCATATCATTTATCAATGATACCATCAATCATTCAGACATACCGTCTGGGATCAAGATGACCTGCCATTCCCTAAAAGAGGGGCCTGTTATGGAGATACCAACATGCTCAAGTGGGAAAATAAGTGAGCCAAGATAAGCAACTGGTTGAATCCCTGATATCATTTTCATTTTCCATTTCCCCCATGAAAGAGTTCTTCTATTTTCCACGGTGATATGAGTTATACTTTCTCCAAAAGCCCACATGCTATGGAAACCAACACAAGCCTAGTCCAAAAGCACCGCTACAAATGTTAGCTGAACGGGCAATTTTGCCTCCGCGGCAGACGCACATTGTCAATGTAAATTGGGGCGATAACGACGGCACAAGCATGAACAAACCGCAGAAAGCCCTACCGGTGATCGGTAAATAAAGGTACCGTGATGATCCAGGAAACTAAGGGAAACTACTGCTACCGCCTGTTCCTAAGTTGGTCTCTAGTCTACGGTTGCTTGAGGCGCCCCTCGCCATCAGCAACCACGTCCGCTGAGGAGGAGCTGCGGGTTACTGAGCTAAGTTGAAATGGTTGGCAAAGAAGTTCTGCCTCTGGTTGCCGCACATTGAGAGGAACCTCCAGCAGCAAGTCTTGATCAGAATTATCCATGTACTGCGGAGGGGCCAGCATGGATATTTTATCTGGGGGTAACATGAGTAAGTTAAATGGTGCTCCTCCAGATTTGGGCAAAAATGAACCTTTGAACTGAGGAGCCATAGCCACAGATTTGCAAACTTTTTTGGCAATCCTCATGGTTCCTTCTGCATGTTCACAAGCAAAAACAAATCAGAAAGCTTCTCCCTGTTATTCCCAATAAATTAAGGAAATGATGAAGTGTGAATTGAATACAGAGGACATTTTTCAGATGCTCACAACTAAAAACAATGTGCAAGTAGGAATCAGAGGAACTAAGATTGCTGACCTTGGCAGCTTTGCAACTGGCTTTCATGAGGCCTTTTGAGAGGCTTCATGGTGGATTTGGTAAGGTCTTTCAAAGCACTGGTATTTTCATTTCCTCCTGTTTCCTTAGTGCCTTCTCCCTAAAATAAGAGAAACAAACACTTAATCATGTACACAACAAAGGTTAGAAGTTCGTAACAGTATATGCAGTGAAGAGAAAAGCACCAAGGCAGAATTGGCTAAGGAAAAATGGATAGAAGGAAGGGGGCAATGAGATCATCATAGACTTGATACCTCTAAAGCTACTGAAACTAAAGCTGAACCTACATTTTCCAGGGTATGCTGCTTTGAGTAATGAAGTTTACCCCTGCAAAAGAGGTACAAAAAAAAACCTTAGCTTCTTGATTTTCACCCCAATAGCTTCTCTGACTAATAGAATGCAGAACTGTAGATAGCATTATCATGTATCTGTATAGGAAACCAATGCACAATACTACTAACACAGGTGTAGAATACCTTTTAACAATTTCATGTGTCTGCACCGGAAACCACTTTGGCTTCTCAGGTGAAGCATTTGAATTACTTGCTCCCTTGCTTTCACTATGCACAACAAACGAAGCAGTCCCTGAATAGGATTCACTTGTAAGGAATGATTTATTATCTGCAGGAACAGAGTTTGCTTCTGAATCTTCCTCCGCTGATTTTGAGTTTGAACTTCTCAGAAGCATGCTTCCATAGCCAATCTCAAAGGAACCCACAGGAGTTGCAGTGTGGTAAATTAGATCTTCCTCCGAGGATCCAGAAAGGTAACATAACTGCTCTTCATGCATTATACAATGAAGATCTTTGACAAGCATATCCACGGATGAAGACTTGGTCCGAGTGACACAGCTTCTCTTTTTTGATGGTACCAATGACTCCCAAGCATGCGATTGCGCTGACCCTGAATTCAAAAGATCAGACAACCATCATTAACATAACTAACTTTAGTTACacaaaaaacaagaaagaaagcAATTATGGGTTACAAATATAAATCTTGGTAATGTAAATTGAGTTTACGGTATCACGAAGTATTATAGCTTTTTTTATGTTGATTATTGTATTTAATCGAGTTCATGTGTGGTAAAGGAAGACACTGATACAATAACTGATGTTTGAAGCATTGATTTTAGGGTCGTCATTTGAATACAATATATGGACAATGATTTATCAAAGTTCTTGAGAAATGATGATGCAGGATTACAAAGTAAGCACCAGTGAAGTGGGGTTGCTGAAGTATGTTTCAGTACTTTCAGTAAGTTTGATGAAAACAAGTACCTGCTCTGCATTATACACAGTTACTAGCACAGACTCGTGCAAGGGTAGTACTACAAGAACTACCTATAGATGTTTACAACAAGTCTTAGGGGAGATTAGATATAACATTGCAGACCAACACTTAAGTGTGTATTTCTGACCATCCATCTCAAGCTTCAAGTTCCATGTTTCTACGTTAATTGTTTCAATTGAACATAGTCATATAACCCATGGCACTCAACAAGACTCTGAAGAACATAAAAAAATTCTTATTTAGCAGCAACACATTAGGAAATTAGAGATTACTGACCCATTTCACTAGCATCAGCAGAACCATATGGAGCACAACTCTCTGAATATGATAGTGCTGATCCAGAACTAGATCGACTTGGGTCGGCATCCCCCATCTTCCAGAAGTTCTGATCAGAAAATGCTCCATTCTCCCTTATGCTGTGGCTTGGCTTTTTCTTGAGCTGCCGCTGTTCCTTTAGTCTCAATGTCGGCGGCTTCAGCTTGCTAACTCTAGGTTGATCAGCATCGATATCATCACGAGAATGCATTGGTGTGTAATTCTCCAATGAACCCTTTGTTCTCCATCTCGAGCCACATGCATTGCAGAGCACTGGCTTATGGGGTGGCCCATTTCGCCAAAGTGGAGTGCCTGTTTCAATATTTGCCATATGTAAGAATAAATGCAGTACAAGATCGATATGCAAGAATGTACACAGTATTGCAGGTACTTATTAGCAGCGTGTCCCTCACGAGATTGTATCAGAATTTTTACAAAAAAATTGTCTTTGCTATCACAAGAGATGGTGGTATCGAGGAATGCAGCACAGACGAACACTTAGAAACTATACATTTTTCAAGAATGTGTCTTTTGAGACAACAATTAGTATTTAGTCACATACATGGTCAACTGCATACTCCAGATTTGTTTTCAGTGGTTAGTACTAGAATGTAATTATTCATTCGCTACCATACCAAATGAGGCATACCAGACGCAGATTATCAGTGAAACTGAGCTGCTTGCTTCAGTAAGAGCTAAAGAGCTACTGACTGTATGATGCCACAGAGGTTAAAGCAAAAGAGAGAGCTGATCTGCGTATATTACACAAAGCAGCAAATGCCTTCCACAAAATTAAGCATTTATGTAGTTTCAGCAGCTCAGGAACTCTAAATGTTTGTTTGGCAAAAGCAGATGGCTCTTGTCTTCTTGTATAAAAGGAGCGTGAGCTGCATCTAGTTGCTCATTGTCTGCACAGGTGTTCTAACAAGTATCCCCTACACCATCATAGTCAAACAATTTGTCTGTTTGAATCATAGTCAAACAAAACTCTGAATATCTGCCAAGATGAGGTGATTCGTTCCTCATGTTCAGAATTTTGCATCCAAAGGCCTCCGAGACCTTAACCCAATCCAAGCAGCCCACAAAGCTCTCCcccaaacacctcaggtggttcGACAGATTGCAGCTAACATCTACCAAACCGCAAACGAACGGCAATCAAGAAAGAAGAAGCGAGATTAGGAAGCCGGGTCCAAGGGGGCCGAAAGATTTCTTGCGATACCCGGTCCCCAGATGCATAATTCAGAGAAATCAACGCCCATGACACCCAGCCGCGGAGGAGCAAAGGGATAATAACAGATGTAAAATAAGCAAGAAAAAAAAACAGGAAGCATAAAAAAAATCGGCGAGCCGAAGAACAGGAGCTCACTCGTGACGCCGCAATGGCAG contains:
- the LOC109758659 gene encoding pentatricopeptide repeat-containing protein At1g02150 is translated as MLLHHLLPPSSRAPSRPSPRLPSVGVAAAFTVRCASSSAQSLPASSSSLAGQQVANVHSYGTVDFERRPALRWSSLYRRVAVGHGGRPVGRTLADWDEGERRLDKWELCRIARELRKFRRFNLALEVYDWMTDRRDRFSLSSSDMAIQLDLIAKVRGVPDAEEYFEKLPDPLKDKRTYGSLLNVYAQARMKEKTEYTFEQMRKKAFATDTLPFNVLMNFYVDVAEPEKVSTVTDEMKQRNIAFDVCTYNIWIKCCAAMKDADAMERVFNQMIADESVVANWTTYTTLASMHIKLENFEKAEECLKEAEKRATGRDKKCFHFLITLYSHLQKKEEVYRIWNWYKATFKTIHNLGYQEVLSALVRLGDIEGAELLYEEWASKSSSFDPKTMNILLAWYSREGFVVKAEQTLNRFVEKGGNPKPNTWEILATAYLKDNQFAESLSCLEKATAVKSASKWRPRPTNVESLLAYFKEKNDTESVDRLMSLLRSRGCAENEEYKSLFDTYALAVAGT
- the LOC109758660 gene encoding GATA transcription factor 26 isoform X1; protein product: MGKEGPCCHCGVTSTPLWRNGPPHKPVLCNACGSRWRTKGSLENYTPMHSRDDIDADQPRVSKLKPPTLRLKEQRQLKKKPSHSIRENGAFSDQNFWKMGDADPSRSSSGSALSYSESCAPYGSADASEMGSAQSHAWESLVPSKKRSCVTRTKSSSVDMLVKDLHCIMHEEQLCYLSGSSEEDLIYHTATPVGSFEIGYGSMLLRSSNSKSAEEDSEANSVPADNKSFLTSESYSGTASFVVHSESKGASNSNASPEKPKWFPVQTHEIVKRGKLHYSKQHTLENVGSALVSVALEGEGTKETGGNENTSALKDLTKSTMKPLKRPHESQLQSCQEGTMRIAKKVCKSVAMAPQFKGSFLPKSGGAPFNLLMLPPDKISMLAPPQYMDNSDQDLLLEVPLNVRQPEAELLCQPFQLSSVTRSSSSADVVADGEGRLKQP
- the LOC109758660 gene encoding GATA transcription factor 26 isoform X2 — encoded protein: MGKEGPCCHCGVTSTPLWRNGPPHKPVLCNACGSRWRTKGSLENYTPMHSRDDIDADQPRVSKLKPPTLRLKEQRQLKKKPSHSIRENGAFSDQNFWKMGDADPSRSSSGSALSYSESCAPYGSADASEMGSAQSHAWESLVPSKKRSCVTRTKSSSVDMLVKDLHCIMHEEQLCYLSGSSEEDLIYHTATPVGSFEIGYGSMLLRSSNSKSAEEDSEANSVPADNKSFLTSESYSGTASFVVHSESKGASNSNASPEKPKWFPVQTHEIVKRGKLHYSKQHTLENGEGTKETGGNENTSALKDLTKSTMKPLKRPHESQLQSCQEGTMRIAKKVCKSVAMAPQFKGSFLPKSGGAPFNLLMLPPDKISMLAPPQYMDNSDQDLLLEVPLNVRQPEAELLCQPFQLSSVTRSSSSADVVADGEGRLKQP